ctattttccTTGTCTATCTTGGCCTGTCTTTGAGAATCATTGGGAAGCTGTCTGTTGTAGCCATCAATAACAAACCGGTATTTGACGTCAGATTTGGAAAGCCTATCCATATCTCTGTTGATTTCATCCATTCTTATCACTTCCACGTCTGCAGTTATGTGATACTTTGTACAGAAGTCTAGCATCTCCTGAGTCTGAATTGTGTAATGGATATGGCTTGATTGGCTTACCTTTCTTTGATTTAGTATAGCTTGTACTGTATTAAAGAATCAAGTTGACTTCTTTGAAACTTCAGGTTTAGTGTCAACAAGTCTTGCTAGGCATATGCTAGGCAGTTCCTATGTATGAAGGTTACCAACAAAAGCCATATTTGGAATCAACGCATGTATTGTTCCCCTATAAGAATTAATTAGATTTGAAAGATAGGAAATCATATATATACTTCAGCTAACTCATATTTAATGGATTGGGAAATGTGAACCTGAATACGGGCATCAAACCAGAAGGATACACATACTACAAAACGGTTCTGGTATGATGTCCTTGAGCTTTTTGTTTCTGTTGTAACCGGTACAACATCAACTTTCAATTGGGTTCCATTTTTCACCGGCGAAGTTCTGCAATCAAGAATAGAATATCCTTTTTTGTTCTTCTTGAAGCCGGGTAGATCTGCTGATGCACTCACATCTTGTCAAAAAATTTCTTCCTCTTTCTTCACCATTTCTTTTCCTGtaccaaattaaagttttttttctcAGTTCTGAACTGCCATAGTTGTCTATAAATTTGCGATTCTCATTACCCCCTCAATGATGATTGCCTCCTTGATTCAGATTGTTACTGTTATTGCCATGTTTTCTCCTCTGAATGCTGGAATATAAGAGGTCTTTTAAGAAAAAGATGGTAGACAAGAAACATGAATGAAGTTTAAAGAATgcaaaaacaaaagagaaagacTAAGATACCATAACAATATCATAACAAGATCTCAACtagaaaaggaaataaaaagaaagtgaTTAGATTGAGATTTAGTTTACAAGATACACAATAAGGCTTTATATATAACCTTACTATAGTTTCTGAGTTTTTATATAAAGGAATTTAATGATAAAAGAATCATAGTTTTTGAACTTTCACACACCCCACAAGATTGACAATTGTTATAGTGAGCTACATGACAAAATGGGGACGCATTCAGAGAAGGGACGAAGAAATGACGAGCAAAACAGTTTTTGGGTATTTTTACATAGGTCTCGACGAGACCTAATTAGATCAGAGAGAGGTCTCCGCGAGACCTCCCTAGGTCTCGGCGAGACCTATTTCAGCAAGTTGCAATTGGCTGCTCCTCCTCTCTATGCAAGCCCATACTCTTCCTCAATTTGACTTCTCAAGGACATTTAATGCACCAATTCAGTACTTTGGAGCCTACCAATCATCAAATTCAGATTATCATCTTGAATTGAGCAAAGATTAGCCTATAAATAGACATGAGATGTATGAGGAAATGGACACACTTTTCATATTCATTGTAGCCAAGCTTTGGGCAAttgtttttcctttgttttagtttgttttaagtaGTTTTTAAGTTCAAATTGATGTTTCTAAGTTATTTCCATTCAAGTTTGTAAGTTGATTTTTAGTTTTGAGTAAGAATTTCTTCATCTTTTGTATTCCAGCTCTTAGTTTCACTAAGTTTCACTTTGTTTCAATTCATTTCAAGTATTACTTCCACAATGACCAAGCACTAATTCTTCCCAACTAGGGAAGAGGGGAATCTTGCTAATGTTTTGAGTCAAAGTAAGAAGTCGATTTAGTTAAAATACCCGAAAAGAAGTCGTGTTTAAGAACTAGGAACGTAAGCTTAACTCATATTTCCGTCAATCGCTTTTTACTCACCATAGTATCAAGAGATTGGTGGAAAACTACGTTTTTAGACTCGATAGCAAGTCGATGTGGTTTCTAACACTTTAATGTTAGGATTTCTCATTTACTTAATGCTTCCTTGTCGTATTTAAGTAACTATTGGCCCGGTTAGGTAAATAGGAGTCAAGGAATAGAACGAGGTGATCTAAGGTCTTAACACCAagtttcttttagaaatcaCCATCTTAAAATCACGAATTTCTCTTCGGTGTTTTATTTCAATAGCTTTGATTTGACTCAAACTTAGAAAGTGAACCAGACTCCTAGTGTTTTACAACATAGTTTTTAACAACAAAAGTTTTTATCGCTATTCAAAACCAACCTTTTCAAATTAATCGTTTAGACTTCAACAACCCGTAGATAGCTAATGCTTGTCCAgaatctctgtgggatcgatctttATACGTAAGTATACTGTATTACTTGGAGGGGTAAAAGATAGGAAATGGAGGTGTGTAATtgtttctagtttttttttcaatgttttGGAAACACAACCCCAACCCAAGTATTAATGTCCTAAAGTATCAATTAGTTCCTGAAACAAACTTTAAAACCAAGTCTTGAATAGCATTAACTTGTGATAGGATAAACATTCATTTGAcaattctaaaattctaaaattgaaTCGTCGGGTCATGAATAAAAACTTGAATAACTCTTTTTGAATAAATACTCATTTTTAGACATTTACCCATAGTTGAAACACTTGAACTTGTAGCACACAAACGAACCAATGGAGAGATACTTTGAGCCACGAGCACATTAAATAGCTCGATTATTTTTCTTTGATGTGGGATCCACACTTGTTTTTAACTATAGGGCTTGCATCAAATACTAACCGAAACCACACGCATCGAACTAGGAATTTGATATGATTAAGGCCTTTTTTTCATTTCGCAACCACATAAACCAATAGCCTACCGGAAATCATTTTCCCATGTTCACCATTTTGAGCCTTGCCCTTCTTTTGCCACCACAATATAACCCTATTCCATCActttttatccaaaaatcccAGAATCTATGAgtttctaatagataaatatGAGTCTAAAAAAGAGAGCATCAAAGCAAAAACATATACATTCTTTGGCTCACACACATTACCCCCCTAGGAATACAATTCTCACATTCCGAAAAAAATCTTATTcaaaatttttgagaaaaaagggggaagaaaagaaaagaaagaaaaaaataaatgctCTCAACTACCCAATAGTGACTTAACGTTTTAGAAACTCAATAACATTCTTAAGCCTCATTTCCATCCTAATCACACCCAACCTTAACCCTTCATTACAACCCAATTAAGCCCTTTTGATCAAATCCTAGTAAGGAGGCATAGTGGTAGAGGTTGGATGACCATGCAAAGCCACAATCGTTATCACTTGTGTTGGAAAATTGAGAGAAAACACCTTACTCCGAACACTTGAACGTAAAGAGTGAATCCTATGTGAGGTGTTTAACGAGTTCATTAAGTATCAACTATTTGAAAAATGTCTCACTAATGGCCAAAAGTATAAATTCAAAAATCATTTAATTACTCAAGGTGTTTATCATCTTTCAGACAGCTCGAAATTATGATCTTCTACATTGTTACTTGAAATGAATCATCCATTTTCACTATGATTTTGAGTCATATTTTCGTTCATTGTGTATGCGATTTTAATGCTTTAGtgttaattttgtaaaatttcaCTTCATTTCACATTTTCACACActatcatgtgtttttaatttaattcacgagTTTTTCTAGCATTTTTTCCacactctcacacaccccaCAAGATTGACAATTGTTCTAGTGAGGTACAAGACAAAACAGGGACGCATTCTGAGAAGGGATGAAGAAATGATGAGCAAAACAGTTTTTGGGTATTTTTACATAGGTCTCGGCGAGACCTAATTAGATCAGAGAGAGGTCTCAGTGAGACCTCCCTAGGTCTCGACGAGGCCTAGCAAAATTCACATTATCCGCAGCCATCAGGCACAGGTCTCGATGAGACCTCCTTAGGTCTCGGCGAGACCTGAGAATTTCAGCAAGTTGCAATTCGCGGCGCCTCCTTTCTATGCAAGCCCATACTCTTCCTCAATTTGACTTCTCAAGGACATTTAATGAACCAATTCAGTACTTTGGAGGCTACCAATCATCAAATTCAGATTATCATCTTGAATTGAGCAAAGATTAGCCTATAAATAGACATGAGATGTATGAGGAAATGGACACACTTTTCATATTCATTGTAGCCAAGCTTTGGACAATTGTCTTTCctttgttttagtttgttttaagtaGTTTCTAAGTTCAAATTGATGTTTCTAAGTTATTTCCTTCCAAGTTTTTTAGTTGATTTTTAGTTTTCAGTAAGAATTTCTTCATCTTTTGTATTCCAGCTCTTACTTTCACTAAGTTTCACTTTCTTTCAATTCATTTCAAGTATTACTTCCACAATGACCAATCACTAATTCTTCCCAACTAGGGATGAGGGGAATCTTGCTAATGTTTTGAGTCAAAGTTAGAAGTCTATTTAGTTAAAATACCCGAAAAGAAGTCGTGTTTAAGTAACTATTGGCCCGGTTAGGTAAATAAGAGTCAAGGAATAGAACGAGGTGATCTAAGGTCTTAGCACCAagtttcttttagaaatcaCCATCTTAAAATCACGAATTTCTATTCAGTGTTTTATTTCAATAGCTTTGATTTGACTCAAACTTAGAAAGTGAACCAGACTCCCTAGTGTTTTACAACATAGTTTTTAACAACAAAAGTTTTTATCGCTATTCAAAACCAACCTTTTCAAATTAATCGTTTAGACTTCAACAACCCGTAGATAGCTAATGCTTGTCCAgaatctctgtgggatcgatctttATACGTAAGTATAAAACCAAGCCTTGAATAACATTAACTTGTGATAGGATAAACATTCATTTGAcaattctaaaattctaaaattgaaTCGTCGGGTCATGAATAAAAACTTGAATATCTCTTTTTGAATAAATACTCATTTTTAgagttgtcaaaaaaaaaatactcattTTTAGACATTTACCCATAGTTGAAACACTTGAACTTGTAGCACACAAACGCACCCATGGAGAGATACTTTGAGCCACGAGCACATTAAATAGCTAGATTATTTTTCTTTGATGTGGGATCCACACTTGTTTTTAACTATAGGGCTTGCATCAAATACTAACCGAAACCACACGCATCGAACTAAGAATTTGATATGATTAAGGCCTTTTTTCATTTCGCCACCACATAAACCAATAGCCTACCCGAAATCATTTTCCCTTGTTCACCATTTTGAGCCTTGCCCTTCTTTTGCCACCACAATATAACCCTATTCCATCACTTTCTATCCAAAAATCCCAGAATCTATGAgtttctaatagataaatatGAGTCTAAAAAAAAGAGCAGCAAAGCAAAAACATATACATTCTTTGACTCACACACATTACCTCCTAGGAATACAATTCTCACATTCTGAAACAAAAAAGCTTATTcaaaatttttgagaaaaaaaggggaagaaaagaaaagaaataaataaataaatgctcTCAACTACCGAATAGTGACTTAACGTTTTAGAAACTTAATAAGATGCTTAAGCCTCATTTCCATCATAATCACACCAAACCTTAACCCTTCATTACAACCCAATTAAGCCCTTTTTGATCAGATCCTAGTAAGGAGGCATAGTGTTAGAGGTTGGATGATCGTGCAAGCCCACGATAGTTATCACTTGTGTTGGAAAATTGAGAGGAAACACCTTACCCGGAACACTTGAGCGTAAAGAGTGAATCCTATGTGAGGTGTTTAACGAGTTCATTAGGTATCAACTATTTGAAAAATGTCTCACTAATGGCCAAAAGTATAAATtcaaaaatcgtttaattactCAGGGTGTTTATCATCTTTCGGACGGCTCGAAATTATGATCTTCTACATTGTTACTTGAAATGAATCATGTCTCATTGTTGATTTATTTGAGTGCTTGGTCTTCTAGCTTTGTTTTCGGATTTaatttgcttgaggacaagcaaaagcttaaatatttgtttttcatcaatgatttCATGACTAAtaaattgaatatccacaatatttcgaaatattgtggatatttaattacttttagtttgcatatattacatgagaaATGAAATTTAAtagtcatggaatcattgatgaaaaacaaatataagatcttaaagggtaaaaatactaattaattgtattataataaataaaaatatagaactaaataaaaatataacataaaaagttaatagggaaagaatataatataattaatttaattatgatgtttagcttaaattgtatatattttataaacgttaagcctaaattgatattatgttcaCTACACCATATATGGTCTGTTGCAACACGGAACAAGTGTTGGCTAAAGTCGTTATTGTGTTGCTAAAAATGTTTAGGCAACATGTTTTGTCAAAAAAaggtgttgctttttcgcttgTTGCCAAAGATGTATTTGGCAACAGTTTTTCAGATTTTTAGCAACACTGATACAAGTGTTGCTACCGTATTAGTGGCAACACTTTCCTACCCAATGGCAACTGAAATGGAAGTGTTGCCAATTCATAGATTTGGTAACACTATTACCGAATAAAATATAAGGCAACACTTTTAAACTTTCTTGCAACAGGTTTTTTTGCAACATTATTTTTTAGATGCAACTTTTTTATATAGAATTGTAacactttttaatttaacattttttttgttttaagcaaCTCTTTCGTATATAATTTgcaacattttttaatttaacactTTTTTAGCAACTCTTTCATATTATGTTCATAGCAACactttttctttgaaaatttAACAATTTTTTAATGTAAACCATAATATATGCACAATAGTCTTTAAGAGGTGcaacacaaaaaaaatcaaaagaatttttttaatttaaataatagcaTAATAAATCCTTAATGAAGTCATAATGTAATTAACCTATTCTTCAAACTTAGTAGCTTTCTCGTTTTCATTTCAAATACCACCATATATATCCTCAATATCAATGTTGAGATTGGGATTAACTTTATGATCACTGTCAAGCTCTTCCTCACTTTTTGATCcacttcttattttattttctcttccATTTATCTCTAATTAATATGGATTACCAAATAGCAGAGCACAACTTTAGAGCACTATGCAAATGCTTCAGGTGGCTCCACTTTGGTTCCCTCTTCAATCCTGCAAAATATTAACCAAACTCAGCtctaaatatatacataaaaatatattaaaaatttaatttcaatatatatatatatatatatatataccaaattcATCAAGAGAGCATCATCATAGTAACGAGTTGTAAAGATGCAGTCGTTCTGCCGAAGTTTGTTCCTCCGTGATACTGTAGAAGCATGATTTATGAAACAATATCagtatataaattatttaaaagtaaatatgatTATTAGTTGATACCATATAATAGTTGGTTAGAGTTCCATTCTTAGAGAACCATCGAGCAACAGAATATGCAAGATCCTCATGTGGCCTGTGGGAAGGTGGCTCTCCAAATGAATATCTATGCCTGCATTTATCAATCTTATTTTAATTTCTTTGATCCAAGCAAATCATCTATTAATTCACTAAATTAAATAATACTAACTGTGAAGTCCAGTTCTCAGTCCATAGAGAAGGTTTGTTGGGTCTGTTGGGGCCTGCAAAAGTATCCCCATATTGCCTTCCATTGCATGTATTAATCTGCACATTCATTTTGaatcaaaattataatatatatatatatagtttgtgggttgaattgaaagaaataaaaataccaGAGGATCAGGAGCATCATTCTGCTTGCACATAATCCATGGAACTCCAGTTTTGAGGCGGACACCCAATTTAGCTGCCCAATCAATATATCTAGTTCCTCCTCCTTTAAATACATTTTCCAGATTATTGTACTCATTTTCCACCT
The window above is part of the Euphorbia lathyris chromosome 3, ddEupLath1.1, whole genome shotgun sequence genome. Proteins encoded here:
- the LOC136222057 gene encoding beta-galactosidase 11-like, with protein sequence MKEEKLFAPQGGPIILAQVENEYNNLENVFKGGGTRYIDWAAKLGVRLKTGVPWIMCKQNDAPDPLINTCNGRQYGDTFAGPNRPNKPSLWTENWTSQHRYSFGEPPSHRPHEDLAYSVARWFSKNGTLTNYYMYHGGTNFGRTTASLQLVTMMMLS